The genomic stretch TATCCGGCGATCTGGGACGGTGGCCAGGTCCCCCAGCAGCTCACGAATCAGGTGGACGGAGCCGTCCTGCTCTCGGTGACCGGCGGCGCCCTGCCCGGTGCCTACACGCAGCTCCCCAACATCGAGGTGCCGTGCTTCTTCAATCCCTTCATCCCGGTTCATGACTACGACTCCTTCATGACCCAGGTCGGGTTCCAGCACGTGATTGCCTACGAGCTCTTCTTCGGCATCTACACGCTGGTCTCCGAGAGCACGCGCTCCGCATTCCACAAGACGTTCGAGCGGCAGCTGCTCCCCTTCCAGAAGGTGACGGCCAGGCCCGCGAGCCTCGCCGCGGCCGCGGGCTGACGCGCTGCCCCTCGGCGCCGGGACGAGGGGAAGTGGAGTTGCTCCGATCGCGTGGAGGGTGGCTAGGGGGTCCCGCCCCGCTCAGTGTCCCGGCTCAGGCGGGCCCCCGACAGCGAGCTCAGAACTTCCTCGAGCGCCTCCTCGGGCCCGTAGGGGACTCCCAGCGCGGCGAGCCCCGCCCGCAGATCCGCCTCCACGTCAGCCGCCGACGGATAGCGCTCTTCCGGGTGGCGCTGGATCAACTTGCGGATGATGGAGCGCAGCGGCTGCGGTAGCGGCTCGGTGAGCTCGTCCACTTCTTCCCGGGTGAACGTGGCAGCCCTCAAGATGCAGTCGTCCGCATGAGCCGGCAGGTCTGCCTCCATGGCCGTGATCGCTGCATCCAGGACCCGCACCTTGACCTTCTTCGTCAGGGCCTCCTCCAGGTCGCTGGGCCGCATGTCGACCATGCTGTAGAGGTGGCGCCACGTGGCCAGCTCCAGCAACACCAGCCCCAGCGAGAACAGATCCGAGCGCGGATCCGTCTCCCCGCAAAGCAACGCCTCCGGGGAGCAATAGAAGACATCCCCCTGAGGACGCGGCAACGTCGATGCCACTCGGCCCGGGAGCAAGGAGCGCGCGCGGGCGAAGTCCGTCAGCATCACCCCACCCTCGGGCTCCAGGAAGATGCGGGCGGGGTTCAAGTCCCGATGAACGATGCCCAGCGGAGCGCCGTCCTCGCCCTTGCACGTGTGCGCGTAGTGCAGGGC from Hyalangium gracile encodes the following:
- a CDS encoding serine/threonine protein kinase, yielding MATPRPPWSVPGVILFSHGDLSYEVDLSRPLLEELSQSRLGERIVPAWERTEKKRLREVIVRSLPPASPGDPEMLERMRARLREEAHLATYLRHPGIARTLGPYEVQGALYIVSDRVEGTSINSLLTYSLMREKLLSPAFCLYVGAEVASALHYAHTCKGEDGAPLGIVHRDLNPARIFLEPEGGVMLTDFARARSLLPGRVASTLPRPQGDVFYCSPEALLCGETDPRSDLFSLGLVLLELATWRHLYSMVDMRPSDLEEALTKKVKVRVLDAAITAMEADLPAHADDCILRAATFTREEVDELTEPLPQPLRSIIRKLIQRHPEERYPSAADVEADLRAGLAALGVPYGPEEALEEVLSSLSGARLSRDTERGGTP